Proteins from a genomic interval of Medicago truncatula cultivar Jemalong A17 chromosome 3, MtrunA17r5.0-ANR, whole genome shotgun sequence:
- the LOC11408198 gene encoding NAC domain-containing protein 100 has protein sequence MRSDENVSNHKMENEKIKFPVGFRFYPTDEELINHYLIKKVDDNSFCAIAIAEVDMNKCEPWDLPEMAKMGETKWYFFCVRERKYPTGRRTNRATNAGYWKATGKDKEIFKGNALIGMKKTLVFYIGRAPSGEKTNWVMHEYRLKGNTLSEHNPSTNGMSEWVLSRVFEKKNCAKKKDVSKHGRFNSSREGPSNTNESLLPQLLDSSPYNSENQTTLSDFSQNKVKPKSQDDNIVHNNETSILNISSSSKQMDVYPLAEVIAADLNQTSMVGNSSNFFFSQDQSLLRMQLENENIGTTSNQSINQEFSFGRYSDDDISSVVYGNGMLQRWFGNQELSSASTGHVVNDSLKNF, from the exons ATGAGATCAGATGAGAATGTTTCCAATCACAAAATGGAAAATGAAAAGATCAAATTTCCGGTTGGTTTTCGATTCTATCCGACCGATGAAGAGCTTATAAATCATTACCTTATCAAGAAGGTTGATGACAATAGCTTCTGTGCTATAGCTATTGCTGAAGTTGATATGAATAAGTGTGAACCATGGGATTTACCAG AGATGGCTAAAATGGGAGAAACAAAATGGTATTTTTTCTGCGTGAGGGAGAGAAAATACCCAACTGGTCGAAGGACCAATAGAGCTACTAATGCTGGCTATTGGAAAGCAACGGGCAAAGACAAAGAGATTTTCAAGGGAAATGCATTAATTGGGATGAAAAAAACATTGGTTTTCTACATAGGAAGAGCTCCGAGTGGTGAAAAAACCAATTGGGTCATGCATGAATACCGATTGAAGGGTAACACACTCTCTGAGCACAACCCATCCACAAATGGAATG AGTGAATGGGTTCTCAGTAGAGTCTTTGAGAAGAAAAATTGTGCAAAGAAAAAGGATGTTTCAAAACATGGAAGGTTTAACTCCTCTAGAGAAGGACCATCAAATACTAATGAATCTCTATTGCCTCAATTATTGGATTCTTCTCCATACAATAGTGAAAACCAAACCACTCTTTCTGATTTCTCTCAAAACAAGGTGAAACCAAAATCACAAGATGACAACATTGTTCATAACAATGAAACTAGTATCTTGAACATTTCATCCTCTTCAAAACAAATGGATGTTTATCCTTTAGCTGAAGTAATAGCTGCTGATTTGAACCAAACCTCAATGGTCGGAAATTCGTCAAACTTTTTCTTCTCTCAAGACCAATCGCTGTTGAGGATGCAGTTGGAGAATGAGAATATTGGAACAACCTCAAACCAAAGCATAAACCAAGAGTTTTCTTTTGGGAGATATTCTGATGATGATATCTCATCTGTGGTATATGGAAATGGCATGCTTCAAAGGTGGTTTGGGAATCAAGAACTGTCATCAGCTTCTACTGGACATGTGGTCAATGATAGCTTGAAGAATTTCTGA
- the LOC11410341 gene encoding LIM domain-containing protein WLIM2b, with protein sequence MSFIGTQQKCKACEKTVYPVDQLSADGTSYHKACFRCSHCKGTLKLSSYSSMEGVLYCKPHFEQLFKEHGNFSKNKNFQSPAKVADGTTPVLTRTPSKAAGMFSGTQEKCATCGKTAYPLEKVTVESQAYHKSCFKCSHGGCPITPSNYAALEGILYCKHHFSQLFKEKGSYNHLIKSASIKRAAASVPES encoded by the exons ATGTCTTTTATTGGTACCCAACAAAAATGCAAGGCTTGTGAGAAAACGGTTTATCCCGTTGATCAGCTTTCTGCTGATGGAACTTCTTACCATAAAGCTTGTTTCAGATGCTCTCACTGCAAAGGAACTTTAAag CTTAGCAGCTATTCATCAATGGAAGGTGTTCTTTACTGTAAGCCTCATTTTGAGCAGCTCTTCAAGGAGCATGGCAACTTTAGCAAGAACAAGAACTTCCAATCAC CTGCAAAGGTAGCTGACGGTACAACCCCTGTGCTG ACAAGGACCCCTAGCAAAGCTGCGGGCATGTTTTCTGGGACCCAAGAAAAGTGTGCTACATGTGGCAAAACTGCTTATCCATTGGAGAAG GTGACAGTAGAAAGCCAGGCCTATCACAAATCATGTTTCAAGTGTTCACACGGTGGTTGTCCTATAACTCCATCAAATTATGCAGCCCTTGAGGGCATTTTGTATTGCAAGCACCATTTCTCTCAGCTTTTTAAGGAGAAAGGGAGCTACAATCATCTTATCAAGTCTGCATCAATCAAACGTGCAGCAGCCTCCGTTCCAGAATCTTGA
- the LOC11410343 gene encoding trafficking protein particle complex subunit 5, with protein MIGVGKVKQYGNVLDKPLNKGKTEVSLSAFAFLFSELVQYNQTQVDNIGELERRLEDAGYAVGARVLELLCHRDKGNRRETRLLGILSFVHSTVWKVLFGKVADSLEKGTEHEDEYMISEKELLVNKFISIPKDMGTFNCGAFVAGIVRGVLDGAGFPAVVTAHFVPMEGQQRPRTTILIKFAEEVLLREARLG; from the exons ATGATCGGAGTGGGAAAGGTAAAGCAGTACGGCAACGTCCTCGATAAACCCCTTAACAAGGGCAAGACTGAG GTTAGTTTGAGTGCATTTGCGTTTTTATTCTCCGAGCTTGTTCAGTACAACCAAACTCAGGTCGACAATATTGGCGAGCTCGAACGAAG ACTGGAGGATGCTGGATATGCTGTTGGGGCTCGTGTTCTTGAGCTGCTTTGCCACAGAGATAAG GGGAACAGAAGGGAGACACGATTGTTGGGTATTCTCTCTTTTGTACACAGTACAGTGTGGAAAGTACTATTTGGAAAG GTAGCTGACTCACTGGAGAAAGGAACTGAACACGAAGATGAATACATGATCAGTGAAAAGGAACTCCTAGTAAACAA attcatttctATCCCAAAGGACATGGGAACGTTTAACTGTGGCGCATTCGTTGCTGGAATAGTTCGG GGTGTTTTGGATGGTGCTGGCTTTCCAGCTGTTGTAACAGCTCATTTTGTGCCCATGGAAGGTCAACAACGACCTCGGACcacaattttgataaaatttgcTGAAGAG GTGTTACTTAGAGAAGCAAGATTAGGCTGA
- the LOC11415846 gene encoding L10-interacting MYB domain-containing protein codes for MMSTSPSKANWNPAFHKIFVELCVKEVLKANEPGMRLTKEAWKNIVGSFYEKTGVEYDKKQFKNHYDSTRKLWKVWDKLTRDSDMKWDPKTRKFGASEEDWCDYIKENPEAAQFQSNEIQFKDELDIIFDGEMPPEEIKKSIRLKWQDNALATSVQGRTRGRKRKCVIKYELETSELANSPPTPKASWTPAYHKIFVDLCLEETLKGNKAGSHFSKEGWKNIMGYFYAKTGVRYDKRQIKNHYDFTRKQWKIWVKLIGDDNMKWDPKTNTFDASEEDWLDYLKENPEAAQFRFKEIPFPEKLDIIYAESIQTGEMQPSTSSERQNDDSAATPPLPPLRVERGKKHKSINEDFDFKNAIVMNATPIRSIASEQSMPRSSHPKVKANWTPSLHKTFIDLCLQETLNGNKPGTHFTKEGWKNIIDSFYLKSGFNYGRLQFKNHWDNTKEQWRAWSKLVGTSYMKWDPSNSTFEASEADWTKYLKANPEAAQFRYKALPLADALETLFNGTTATGETQPALEHRKSDDSVNTLPSHPKEPDVTSLDEKTASLGDAVASRNGVTIQKNAFPISCAEGKRSYSIGECIECLDGMEDVEQGSDLYLFALDVFLRQEHREIFLQLKKPNLRISWLQRLQSVGQA; via the exons ATGATGTCTACCTCACCTTCAAAAGCCAATTGGAACCCTGCATTCCATAAGATCTTTGTTGAGTTATGTGTCAAAGAAGTGTTGAAGGCGAATGAGCCTGGGATGCGGCTTACCAAGGAAGCTTGGAAGAACATTGTTGGATCCTTTTATGAAAAGACTGGAGTGGAGTACGACAAAAAACAATTCAAGAATCACTATGATTCCACCAGGAAACTATGGAAGGTCTGGGATAAGTTGACTCGTGATAGTGACATGAAATGGGATCCAAAAACTAGAAAGTTTGGTGCTTCTGAAGAAGACTGGTGCGATTATATAAAG GAAAACCCAGAAGCTGCACAGTTTCAGTCTAACGAAATCCAGTTTAAAGATGAATTGGATATCATCTTTGATGGAGAAATGCCTCctgaagaaattaaaaaatcaatacGTCTGAAGTGGCAGGATAATGCTCTAGCCACATCTGTGCAGGGAAGAACACGCGGGAGGAAGCGCAAGTGTgttattaaatatgaattagAGACTTCCGAACTGGCCAATTCTCCGCCAACTCCAAAAGCCTCGTGGACACCTGCATaccataaaatatttgttgacTTATGCCTTGAAGAAACTTTGAAGGGGAACAAAGCCGGGTCACATTTTAGCAAGGAGGGCTGGAAGAATATTATGGGATACTTTTATGCAAAGACCGGTGTGAGATATGACAAAAGACAAATTAAGAATCACTATGATTTCACCAGAAAACAGTGGAAAATCTGGGTTAAGTTGATTGGTGATGATAACATGAAATGGGACCCAAAGACCAATACATTTGATGCTTCAGAGGAAGACTGGCTTGATTATCTAAAG GAAAACCCAGAAGCTGCACAATTCCGCTTTAAGGAAATCCCATTTCCCGAAAAATTGGATATCATCTATGCTGAAAGTATACAAACTGGGGAAATGCAACCTTCAACCAGTAGTGAGAGACAGAATGATGATTCAGCAGCTACACCTCCTTTACCTCCTTTACGTGTAGAGCGAGGGAAGAAACATAAGAGTATTAATGAGGATTTTGACTTTAAGAATGCTATTGTGATGAATGCTACACCAATCAGATCAATTGCAAGTGAGCAAAGCATGCCACGCTCATCTCATCCCAAGGTCAAAGCCAACTGGACCCCTTCATTGCACAAGACCTTTATTGATCTATGTCTGCAGGAGACATTGAATGGAAATAAGCCTGGGACACATTTTACCAAGGAAGGTTGGAAGAATATTATAGATTCATTTTATTTGAAATCTGGTTTCAATTATGGTAGATTACAATTTAAGAATCACTGGGATAATACAAAGGAACAATGGAGAGCTTGGTCTAAGCTTGTTGGCACTAGTTACATGAAATGGGATCCATCTAACAGTACATTTGAGGCTAGTGAAGCAGATTGGACTAAATATTTAAAG GCAAACCCAGAAGCTGCCCAGTTTCGCTATAAGGCACTACCATTAGCCGATGCATTGGAAACTCTCTTTAATGGTACTACTGCTACAGGGGAGACTCAACCTGCTCTGGAACACAGGAAAAGCGATGACAGCGTCAATACTTTGCCTTCACACCCAAAAGAACCAGATGTAACCAGCTTAGATGAGAAGACTGCATCTCTTGGTGATGCTGTCGCATCAAGAAATGGCGTGACTATTCAAAAGAATGCCTTCCCAATTTCGTGTGCTGAAGGCAAACGTAGTTATAGCATTGGTGAATGCATTGAATGCCTTGATGGAATGGAAGACGTAGAGCAAGGAAGTGACCTCTATTTGTTTGCTTTAGATGTGTTCCTTAGGCAGGAACATAGGGAAATTTTTCTCCAGTTGAAAAAGCCTAATCTGAGGATCTCATGGTTGCAGCGGCTTCAGTCTGTTGGTCAAGCTTAA
- the LOC11422602 gene encoding uncharacterized protein At2g39920 isoform X1, producing MSAYAHQMEQQYAAASLSDDSDTSSSHYGIESGFYMTSLTATIFFASLVTLGVLLITLLVSLTIMLQSCQSKSTGVIELLNINDYYSYCSVHSLHAEINNLEGYDLPNICRDLAIHYIKGGYYARDLNIVVSMIIDYFKSMRPSDNGLDVVLLDIDDIIHSNPYSSNLYHRFHNDSISNCMKEAKNVKLMFVLRLYMNLQTDGWSIILLSRESEINQNVTINHLVSAGFRSWSSLMMRAEDSDSTKGDEYFSRQRSMIQKKGFHIKSIISSHLDALSAPDTRIRNFLLPGLVCDKFEHQIESIDTGH from the exons ATGTCTGCTTATGCGCATCAAATGGAGCAGCAGTACGCTGCAGCTAGTCTTTCAGATGATTCTG ATACATCATCAAGCCATTATGGGATAGAATCAGGATTCTACATGACATCTCTTACagcaacaatattttttgcttcACTTGTCACTCTTGGAGTTTTATTGATTACTTTGCTGGTTTCGTTGACGATTATGCTGCAATCATGTCAAAGTAAAAGTACTGGAGTTATTGAACTTCTGAACATAAATGATTACTACAGTTATTGCAGCGTGCATTCTCTGCATGCTGAGATCAATAACTTAGAAGGATATGATCTTCCAAATATATGTAGAGATCTGGCTATACATTATATCAAAGGAGGTTATTATGCccgagacttgaatatagttgTGTCTATGATTATTGATTACTTCAAGAGTATGAGACCTTCGGACAATGGTCTGGATGTGGTGTTGTTGGACATAGATGACATTATTCATTCAAATCCTTATTCTTCCAATTTGTATCATAG GTTTCATAATGACAGCATTAGCAACTGTATGAAAGAGGCAAAGAATGTAAAGCTCATGTTTGTTTTAAGATTATACATGAACCTTCAAACTGATGGATGGTCTATAATTTTGCTATCAAGAGAGTCTGAAATAAACCAAAATGTCACCATTAATCATCTTGTTTCTGCAGGATTTAGAAGTTGGTCTTCCTTGATGATGAG AGCAGAAGATTCAGACTCTACCAAAGGGGATGAGTACTTTTCTAGGCAAAGAAGTATGATACAGAAGAAGGGTTTCCATATAAAAAGTATTATAAGTAGCCATTTGGATGCGTTGAGCGCTCCAGATACTCGAATACGAAATTTTCTGCTTCCAGGCCTTGTATGTGACAAGTTTGAACATCAAATAGAGAGTATAGATACTGGACATTAG
- the LOC11422602 gene encoding uncharacterized protein At2g39920 isoform X2: protein MSAYAHQMEQQYAAASLSDDSDTSSSHYGIESGFYMTSLTATIFFASLVTLGVLLITLLVSLTIMLQSCQSKSTGVIELLNINDYYSYCSVHSLHAEINNLEGYDLPNICRDLAIHYIKGGYYARDLNIVVSMIIDYFKSMRPSDNGLDVVLLDIDDIIHSNPYSSNLYHRFHNDSISNCMKEAKNVKLMFVLRLYMNLQTDGWSIILLSRESEINQNVTINHLVSAGFRSWSSLMMRRFRLYQRG from the exons ATGTCTGCTTATGCGCATCAAATGGAGCAGCAGTACGCTGCAGCTAGTCTTTCAGATGATTCTG ATACATCATCAAGCCATTATGGGATAGAATCAGGATTCTACATGACATCTCTTACagcaacaatattttttgcttcACTTGTCACTCTTGGAGTTTTATTGATTACTTTGCTGGTTTCGTTGACGATTATGCTGCAATCATGTCAAAGTAAAAGTACTGGAGTTATTGAACTTCTGAACATAAATGATTACTACAGTTATTGCAGCGTGCATTCTCTGCATGCTGAGATCAATAACTTAGAAGGATATGATCTTCCAAATATATGTAGAGATCTGGCTATACATTATATCAAAGGAGGTTATTATGCccgagacttgaatatagttgTGTCTATGATTATTGATTACTTCAAGAGTATGAGACCTTCGGACAATGGTCTGGATGTGGTGTTGTTGGACATAGATGACATTATTCATTCAAATCCTTATTCTTCCAATTTGTATCATAG GTTTCATAATGACAGCATTAGCAACTGTATGAAAGAGGCAAAGAATGTAAAGCTCATGTTTGTTTTAAGATTATACATGAACCTTCAAACTGATGGATGGTCTATAATTTTGCTATCAAGAGAGTCTGAAATAAACCAAAATGTCACCATTAATCATCTTGTTTCTGCAGGATTTAGAAGTTGGTCTTCCTTGATGATGAG AAGATTCAGACTCTACCAAAGGGGATGA